A genome region from Yoonia vestfoldensis includes the following:
- the betC gene encoding choline-sulfatase, translating to MTRPNILIIMVDQLNGTLFPDGPADWLHAPNLKSLAARSTRFANAYTASPLCAPARAAFMSGQLPSRNGVYDNAAEFASSIPTYAHHLRRAGYQTCLAGKMHFVGPDQMHGFEERLTTDIYPADFGWTPDYRKPGERIDWWYHNMGSVTGSGVAEITNQMEYDDEVAYHATAKLYDLARGHDARPWCLTVSFTHPHDPYVARRKYWDLYEDCAHLMPETGPIAYADQDPHSQRILDANDRDNFTISDDDIRRSRRAYFANISYLDDKIGDILQVLDDTRQEATILFVSDHGDMLGERGLWFKMCFYDGSSRVPLMIASPAMAPGLHKVPVSTIDVTPTLCDLAGVDMSEVMPWTSGESLVPLGQGGTRDTPVVMEYAAEASQAPLVSLRYGKWKYNRCTLDPDQLFDMDADPQELTNLAENPAHQGTLTQLRAKADARWDLARFDADVRQSQACRWVVYQALRNGSYYPWDYQPLQKASERYMRNHMDLNILEENQRFPRGE from the coding sequence ATGACAAGGCCCAATATCCTGATCATCATGGTCGACCAGCTGAACGGCACGCTGTTCCCCGATGGGCCCGCGGATTGGCTGCATGCGCCCAACCTCAAATCGCTGGCGGCGCGTTCTACCCGGTTTGCCAATGCCTATACGGCCTCGCCGCTTTGCGCACCGGCGCGGGCGGCCTTCATGTCGGGGCAATTGCCGTCGCGCAATGGGGTCTATGACAATGCGGCCGAATTCGCCTCCAGCATTCCCACCTATGCGCATCACCTGCGGCGCGCGGGCTATCAGACCTGCCTTGCGGGCAAGATGCATTTCGTCGGCCCCGACCAGATGCACGGCTTCGAGGAACGGCTGACCACCGATATCTACCCCGCCGATTTCGGCTGGACACCGGACTATCGCAAACCGGGTGAACGGATCGATTGGTGGTATCACAATATGGGGTCCGTCACCGGCTCTGGCGTGGCCGAGATCACCAACCAGATGGAATATGACGACGAGGTCGCCTATCACGCGACGGCGAAACTCTATGACCTCGCGCGCGGCCATGACGCGCGGCCCTGGTGCCTGACGGTCAGTTTCACCCATCCGCATGATCCCTATGTGGCACGGCGCAAATACTGGGATCTCTACGAAGACTGCGCCCATCTGATGCCGGAGACAGGCCCGATCGCTTACGCCGATCAGGACCCGCATAGCCAGCGCATTCTGGATGCCAATGACCGCGACAATTTCACCATCAGTGATGACGACATCCGCCGGTCGCGCCGCGCCTATTTCGCCAATATCAGCTATCTGGACGACAAGATCGGCGACATCCTGCAAGTGCTGGACGACACGCGCCAAGAGGCCACGATCCTCTTCGTCTCGGACCATGGCGATATGCTGGGGGAACGGGGTCTCTGGTTCAAGATGTGTTTCTATGACGGGTCATCCCGCGTGCCGCTGATGATCGCAAGCCCGGCGATGGCACCCGGCCTGCATAAAGTCCCCGTCAGCACGATCGACGTGACCCCGACGCTCTGCGATCTGGCAGGTGTGGACATGTCCGAGGTCATGCCATGGACCAGCGGCGAAAGCCTTGTGCCCTTGGGCCAGGGCGGCACCCGCGACACCCCCGTCGTCATGGAATATGCCGCCGAAGCGTCACAGGCCCCGCTGGTCAGCCTGCGCTATGGCAAATGGAAATACAATCGCTGCACGCTGGACCCTGACCAGCTGTTCGACATGGACGCAGACCCGCAGGAACTGACCAATCTGGCGGAAAACCCCGCCCATCAAGGCACGCTAACGCAATTGCGCGCCAAGGCCGACGCCCGTTGGGATCTTGCGCGTTTTGACGCCGATGTGCGCCAAAGCCAGGCCTGCCGCTGGGTCGTCTATCAGGCTTTGCGCAACGGCAGCTATTACCCCTGGGATTACCAGCCGCTGCAAAAGGCATCCGAACGCTACATGCGCAACCATATGGACCTCAACATACTCGAAGAAAACCAGCGCTTTCCGCGCGGTGAATGA
- the choX gene encoding choline ABC transporter substrate-binding protein, which produces MKLKTSLSALAIFAAMPAFAECDLVTFSDVGWTDITATTAATSVVLEALGYATETKILSVPVTYISLAEGDVDVFLGNWMPTMEADIAPYREAGTVDTVRTNLTGAKYTLAVNRAAADLGIDSFDDIAANADALGNRIYGIEPGNDGNRLIIDMIAADAFGLSGFEVLESSEQGMLAQVDRASSRSEPIVFLGWEPHPMNANFDMEYLEGGDDWFGPDLGGATVATNTRAGYVESCPNVGQFLQNLEFTLAMENEIMGAILNDGADPAAAASAWLTANPAILSGWLDGVTTRDGGDAMDAVNAALGL; this is translated from the coding sequence ATGAAGCTGAAAACAAGCCTGTCGGCCCTTGCGATCTTTGCCGCAATGCCCGCCTTTGCCGAATGCGATCTTGTGACCTTTTCCGATGTCGGCTGGACCGACATCACCGCCACCACCGCCGCCACAAGCGTCGTGCTAGAGGCGCTGGGTTACGCGACCGAAACCAAGATCCTGTCCGTGCCCGTGACCTATATCTCGCTGGCCGAAGGTGATGTTGACGTGTTCCTGGGCAATTGGATGCCCACGATGGAGGCCGATATCGCCCCCTATCGCGAGGCGGGCACAGTTGACACCGTGCGCACCAATCTGACCGGCGCGAAATACACGCTGGCCGTCAATCGCGCCGCCGCCGATCTGGGGATCGACAGTTTCGACGACATCGCCGCCAATGCCGATGCCTTGGGCAACCGCATTTACGGGATCGAGCCGGGCAATGATGGCAACCGCCTGATCATCGACATGATCGCGGCGGATGCCTTTGGCCTGTCGGGGTTCGAAGTGCTGGAAAGCTCTGAACAGGGGATGCTGGCGCAGGTGGACCGTGCGTCCAGCCGGTCTGAACCCATCGTATTCCTTGGCTGGGAACCGCATCCGATGAACGCCAATTTCGATATGGAATATCTCGAAGGCGGCGATGATTGGTTCGGCCCGGACCTTGGCGGTGCGACGGTCGCGACCAATACGCGTGCGGGCTATGTCGAAAGCTGCCCCAATGTGGGCCAGTTCCTGCAGAACCTGGAATTCACGCTGGCCATGGAAAACGAGATCATGGGCGCGATCCTGAATGACGGGGCCGATCCTGCGGCCGCCGCCTCTGCATGGCTGACCGCCAACCCCGCGATCCTGTCGGGCTGGCTGGACGGTGTCACAACCCGTGACGGCGGCGATGCGATGGACGCCGTGAACGCCGCACTCGGCCTTTGA
- the betI gene encoding choline-responsive transcriptional repressor BetI, with product MPKLGMEPIRRAALMQATIDEIGAVGNLDVTVSAIAKRAGMSSALAHHYFGGKEQIFLAAMRHVLRAYGAEVRAALRCAKAPRARVEAVIRAGFSSTNFQTDVIAAWLNFYVLAQTSEDANRLLRIYQRRLHSNLVHDLRPLIGDRAENAAARIAGLIDGSYLRQGLARGRAVPADATEQVLALLAMELKDITQ from the coding sequence ATGCCCAAGCTAGGAATGGAACCGATCCGCCGCGCTGCCCTGATGCAGGCCACGATTGACGAAATCGGCGCTGTGGGCAACCTTGATGTGACGGTCAGCGCCATTGCCAAAAGGGCAGGCATGTCATCGGCGCTGGCGCATCATTATTTCGGCGGCAAGGAACAGATCTTTCTGGCGGCGATGCGCCATGTCCTGCGCGCCTATGGGGCCGAGGTCCGCGCCGCGCTGCGCTGCGCAAAAGCACCGCGCGCAAGGGTCGAGGCGGTGATCCGCGCGGGGTTCAGTTCCACCAATTTCCAGACCGATGTGATCGCGGCCTGGCTGAATTTCTACGTCCTTGCCCAGACATCCGAGGATGCCAACCGCCTGTTGCGGATCTACCAGCGCCGGCTGCACAGCAATCTGGTGCATGATTTGCGCCCCCTGATCGGGGATCGCGCCGAAAACGCCGCCGCCCGTATCGCGGGGCTGATCGACGGGTCCTATCTGCGCCAGGGGCTGGCGCGCGGGCGGGCGGTGCCTGCGGATGCCACCGAACAGGTGCTGGCGCTGCTGGCGATGGAATTGAAAGACATCACGCAATGA
- the choW gene encoding choline ABC transporter permease subunit, whose protein sequence is MDWLTDNKIPIGPWAKSVFDWLNRNLGFVFDWIAEAMEGLIDSILWALETPHPFVVVAIFAALTWVLQRSWKTTLLIVLGFFFILNQGYWRETMQSLTLVLSACVVCMGIGVPIGIAAAHRPRLYRAMVPVLDLMQTLPTFVYLIPAIVFFGIGMVPGLIATVIFVLPAPIRLTYLGVASTPTALLEAAQAFGATKRQVLFKVELPSALPQIMAGLNQTIMLSLSMVVIAALVGASGLGVPVIRALNSVNTSLGFESGFVIVVVAIMLDRMLRVKQK, encoded by the coding sequence GTGGACTGGCTGACCGACAACAAAATCCCGATAGGGCCTTGGGCGAAATCCGTCTTTGACTGGCTGAACCGGAACCTTGGTTTCGTCTTTGACTGGATCGCCGAGGCGATGGAAGGGCTGATCGATTCCATCCTCTGGGCGCTGGAAACTCCGCATCCTTTCGTTGTGGTCGCGATTTTCGCCGCCCTGACATGGGTCTTGCAGCGCAGCTGGAAAACCACGCTGCTGATCGTGCTGGGCTTTTTCTTCATCCTTAACCAGGGCTATTGGCGCGAAACCATGCAATCGCTAACGCTGGTCCTGTCGGCCTGTGTCGTCTGCATGGGGATCGGCGTGCCCATCGGCATTGCCGCCGCCCACCGCCCGCGCCTTTACCGCGCGATGGTGCCGGTGCTGGACCTGATGCAGACGCTGCCAACCTTTGTCTATCTGATCCCGGCCATCGTCTTTTTCGGCATCGGCATGGTGCCCGGCCTGATCGCGACGGTCATCTTCGTGCTGCCCGCGCCGATCCGGCTGACCTATCTCGGCGTGGCCTCGACACCCACCGCCTTGCTCGAGGCCGCGCAGGCCTTTGGCGCGACCAAGCGTCAGGTCCTGTTCAAGGTCGAACTGCCCTCGGCCCTGCCGCAGATCATGGCGGGGCTGAACCAGACGATCATGCTGTCGCTGTCGATGGTGGTCATCGCCGCCCTTGTGGGTGCCAGCGGGCTGGGCGTGCCGGTGATCCGGGCGCTGAATTCGGTGAATACATCGCTGGGGTT
- the betA gene encoding choline dehydrogenase has product MQADYVIVGAGSAGCAIAYRLAEAGKNVLVIEHGGSDRGPFIQMPAALSYPMNMKMYDWGLKSDPEPHLGGRQLVTPRGKVIGGSSSINGMIYVRGHARDFDHWADTGAQGWSYADVLPYFKRMEHWHDGGHGGDPDWRGKDGPLHITRGPRKNPLTRAFVDAGRQAGYPITPDYNGEQQEGFGPFDATIYKGHRWSAASAYLRPALTRPNCTLTRAFARRIVIENGRAVGVEVSRGKKIEVIRANVEVIIAASPLNSPKLLMLSGIGPAAHLAEHGIPVVADRPGVGQNLQDHLELYIQQAATKPVTLFAYWNLRGKARIGAEWLLWKTGLGSSNQFESAGFIRSRAGVDYPDIQFHFLPIAVSYDGKVAPEGHGFQAHVGPMRSASRGQVTLRSANPDDNPRIQFNYMSDPQDWIDFRQCIRLTREIFAQPAFDAYRGHEIQPGDAAQTDADLDAFIRDHAESAYHPCGTCKMGALDDPMAVVDPQTRVIGVQGLRVADSSIFPRITNGNLNAPSIMVGEKAADHILQRNPLPPANDQPWIHPDWQNNQR; this is encoded by the coding sequence ATGCAGGCTGATTATGTCATCGTCGGTGCGGGCTCTGCCGGTTGCGCCATCGCCTACCGTCTGGCCGAGGCGGGCAAAAACGTGCTGGTCATCGAACATGGCGGGTCGGATCGCGGCCCCTTCATCCAGATGCCTGCGGCCTTGTCCTATCCGATGAATATGAAGATGTATGATTGGGGGCTGAAATCGGACCCCGAGCCACACTTGGGCGGGCGGCAATTGGTGACACCGCGCGGCAAGGTGATCGGCGGGTCATCCTCGATCAACGGGATGATCTATGTGCGCGGCCATGCCCGCGATTTTGACCATTGGGCTGACACTGGCGCGCAGGGTTGGTCCTATGCCGATGTGCTGCCCTATTTCAAACGGATGGAACATTGGCACGATGGCGGCCATGGCGGCGACCCCGATTGGCGCGGCAAGGATGGCCCGTTGCATATCACCCGTGGGCCGCGCAAAAACCCGCTGACCCGCGCCTTTGTCGACGCGGGGCGACAGGCGGGCTATCCCATCACGCCTGATTACAACGGCGAACAACAAGAAGGCTTCGGCCCCTTTGACGCCACGATCTACAAAGGCCACCGCTGGTCCGCCGCCAGCGCCTATCTGCGGCCCGCGCTGACGCGGCCCAATTGCACGCTGACCCGCGCCTTTGCCCGCCGCATCGTGATCGAGAACGGCCGCGCCGTGGGCGTCGAGGTATCGCGCGGCAAAAAGATCGAGGTCATTCGCGCCAATGTCGAGGTGATCATCGCCGCCTCGCCGCTCAATTCGCCCAAATTGCTGATGCTGTCAGGCATTGGCCCTGCCGCGCATCTGGCCGAACATGGCATCCCCGTCGTCGCCGACCGCCCCGGCGTGGGCCAGAACCTGCAAGACCATCTAGAGCTTTATATCCAGCAGGCCGCCACCAAGCCTGTCACGCTGTTCGCCTATTGGAACCTGCGCGGCAAGGCGCGGATCGGGGCGGAATGGCTGCTTTGGAAAACCGGCCTTGGGTCATCCAACCAGTTTGAAAGCGCGGGGTTCATCCGGTCGCGTGCGGGCGTCGATTACCCCGATATCCAGTTCCATTTCCTGCCCATCGCGGTCAGCTACGATGGCAAGGTCGCGCCAGAGGGCCACGGGTTTCAGGCCCATGTCGGGCCGATGCGGTCGGCATCACGCGGGCAAGTTACGCTGCGGTCTGCCAATCCCGACGACAATCCGCGGATCCAGTTCAACTATATGTCCGACCCGCAGGATTGGATCGATTTCCGCCAATGCATCCGCCTGACGCGCGAGATTTTCGCCCAGCCTGCCTTTGACGCCTATCGCGGCCATGAAATCCAGCCCGGTGACGCCGCCCAGACCGACGCGGATCTTGACGCTTTCATCCGCGATCATGCCGAAAGCGCCTATCATCCCTGCGGCACCTGCAAGATGGGGGCGCTTGATGATCCGATGGCCGTGGTCGACCCGCAAACCCGCGTGATCGGCGTGCAGGGGCTGCGCGTGGCGGATAGTTCGATCTTTCCGCGCATCACCAATGGCAACCTCAATGCGCCCTCGATCATGGTCGGCGAAAAGGCGGCGGATCATATCTTGCAGCGCAATCCGCTGCCGCCCGCCAATGACCAGCCTTGGATTCACCCCGATTGGCAGAACAATCAAAGGTGA
- the betB gene encoding betaine-aldehyde dehydrogenase, producing the protein MNIQPIASHYIDGAYVEDTAGDLIEVIYPYTGKVIARLHAATPAIVDQALNAAKRAQKEWAGWTGTQRGRVLRRAADIMRERNHDLSVLETYDTGKPYQETSVADATSGADAFEYFGGLAGSITGEHIPLGENFVYTRREPLGVCVGIGAWNYPTQIACWKGAPALACGNALVFKPSETTPLCALKIAEILTEAGAPAGLYNVVQGYGAVGAALVTDPRVDKVSLTGSVATGRKVYAAAAEGLRHVTMELGGKSPLVIFDDADLEAAVSGAILGNFYSAGQVCSNGTRVFVQKGIKDAFLARLTDRLQAVVMGDPQDPATHYGPMVSAAQRDIVEGFIAKGQAEGARLVTGGTRPDMAGFFLAPTVFADVTDDMTIAREEIFGPVMSVLDFDTEAEALRRANDTPYGLAAGVFTADLARAHRMAAGFQAGTCYINTYNDAPVEAPFGGMKLSGVGRENSKAAIDHYSQIKSVFVRMDRCEAPF; encoded by the coding sequence ATGAATATCCAACCTATCGCCAGCCATTACATCGACGGGGCCTATGTCGAGGACACAGCAGGTGACCTGATCGAGGTCATCTATCCCTATACCGGCAAGGTCATCGCCAGGCTGCATGCCGCGACGCCCGCCATCGTGGATCAGGCACTGAATGCCGCCAAACGCGCGCAAAAGGAATGGGCAGGCTGGACCGGCACGCAGCGCGGCCGCGTGCTGCGCCGTGCCGCCGATATCATGCGCGAACGCAACCATGACCTGTCGGTGCTGGAAACCTATGACACCGGCAAACCCTATCAGGAAACATCCGTCGCCGATGCCACATCCGGCGCCGATGCGTTCGAATATTTCGGCGGGCTGGCGGGCAGCATCACGGGCGAACACATCCCATTGGGTGAAAATTTCGTCTATACCCGCCGCGAACCTTTGGGCGTTTGCGTGGGCATCGGCGCATGGAATTATCCGACGCAGATCGCCTGCTGGAAAGGCGCGCCCGCGCTGGCCTGCGGCAATGCTCTGGTCTTCAAACCTTCCGAAACCACCCCGCTTTGCGCGCTGAAAATCGCCGAAATCCTGACCGAGGCGGGCGCGCCGGCAGGTCTTTACAATGTGGTGCAGGGATATGGGGCCGTCGGGGCTGCGCTGGTCACGGATCCGCGGGTGGACAAGGTGTCACTGACCGGATCCGTCGCCACGGGCCGCAAGGTCTATGCCGCCGCCGCCGAAGGCCTGCGCCATGTCACGATGGAACTGGGGGGCAAATCGCCGCTTGTCATTTTCGATGATGCCGATCTGGAGGCCGCGGTCTCTGGCGCGATCCTGGGGAATTTCTATTCGGCGGGGCAGGTCTGCTCCAACGGCACGCGGGTTTTCGTGCAAAAAGGGATCAAGGACGCGTTTCTCGCCCGGCTGACCGACCGTCTGCAAGCCGTGGTCATGGGCGACCCCCAAGACCCCGCGACGCATTACGGCCCCATGGTCAGCGCAGCCCAACGCGATATCGTCGAAGGTTTCATCGCCAAGGGGCAGGCCGAAGGCGCGCGTCTGGTCACCGGCGGCACGCGGCCCGATATGGCGGGCTTTTTCCTGGCCCCCACGGTTTTTGCCGATGTCACAGACGACATGACCATCGCGCGCGAGGAAATCTTTGGCCCCGTCATGTCCGTGCTCGATTTCGACACCGAGGCTGAGGCGCTGCGCCGCGCCAATGACACGCCCTACGGGCTGGCGGCAGGCGTGTTCACCGCTGACCTCGCCCGCGCGCACCGCATGGCAGCAGGGTTTCAGGCCGGCACCTGCTATATCAACACCTATAATGACGCACCGGTCGAGGCCCCTTTCGGCGGTATGAAACTATCCGGCGTGGGGCGCGAAAATTCCAAGGCGGCGATCGACCATTATAGCCAGATCAAAAGCGTCTTCGTCCGCATGGACCGATGCGAGGCACCTTTCTGA